Genomic window (Kwoniella botswanensis chromosome 1, complete sequence):
GAGCCAAGTTCGTTCATAGGGATGGAGATCATATGACGGCGTTGAAGGTGTTTAGGGACTTTTTGGAGATTAaaaattcttcttctggccCTAGACTGAGAAACAACAAAGGAGGCCAGAGTGTGGTGGGATGGTGTAAGGATAACTTTGTCAATCACAAGACACTCAACCAAGCTATCAAGATCAGAGATCAACTTAGAGAATTATCGACAAGGTATGGAAAAGATTGGAAGGTGTCTACAACATCTACGAATGGAGATGATAGTTCGCCGATACTGCGGAGCTTGTTAATGGGTTTATTCATGAATTCAGCGGTTATTCAGGCGGATGGAAGTTATAGGCAGACTGCTGGAAGTTTGGTGAGTACTCATATTTGATCTCATGACTAAGCTTGGGACTGAGGGAGCGAGGGACGCGGTGGctgattgatcgatgtttGATATGGTCAGACTGTCAAGATACATCCTTCGAGTGTATTGATGAGTAAGAAAGTTCCTGCGATCTTGTATGATGAATTGGTGAGTGACAGTATACTGAGATAGTTTCCTTGACTGTATCCGATAATAAATGAGTGACCTGACTGTTAACCTGAATTTACAGACTGTCACTTCATCATTCTACGCTAGGAACGTATCGTCGTTCGAACAGCATTGGTTGACTGAGTTACCCATATTTGCTAAATCGGCGAAAAGAGTCGCTGTTCCAGTTGGAAAGGGGCAGCTGTGATTGGCAACTCTGAAGTGTCCAGACGAGTTTGCGTGCCTTCGCATAGAAATGATGTATCTCTCACAATATACAAATAATTCATACGGCATATGCATATCTCTTTTGCTTTCTTGCTACACTGATGCGATACAAGTCTATGAATGggtgatatactgatcatctcgCCTAAATTAACTCGACGAGGGGGGTCAGTCGGTATGACATCATCGTGACGATCTCTCGTACCTGCAAAACTGCGGTCACCGTCAACTGCTTATTTTGGATTCATTCAGTCTATAAATATACATGGCATGCTGTGTCACTTCAGCGAGGACCAGCATATATAAGTGTAGGATACATATACATGCCAGTCACTCCCAACAGCTACTTCTTGCCTGCCTCGTCAGATCCATACAAGACACAATCAGATACGCACGACCACAATGCCAGACGCCATAGACAAGAGTGTACCCGATGAACACCGTATTCACAGTGTGAGTGTTTCTTTGATACCTGGTCACTACTGAATCTGACTATGACCATATGTGAATAGGTCGGTGCATGGAAATCACAAGATAAGAGACATCATCACAAGTTTTTGAATGATACTGTAGAATATGTCGAACAGAATCCTAAACCTTTACATCCTTCCTTGAAAGAGTTCAAAGAGATAGTAGAGGGGAGTACAAGGTTGTCTATGTTATTCCAATTGATGTTTGAGCAGGTAAGTAAAAgatccatccatctaccTCAACTAAACCAGTTGAGGTCTCCTTTGGGTGTTGTCTTCATGGAGAAGAGTCCGAATTAATGTGGGTTGTAATGTGGTAGGTCCCAAATAACAAAGAATACCTTAAAGATCCCACAGGTCAAGATTCGCAAGTGAGAGATTTCGACCATCTCCTTAAACTTATGAATCACGTTATATCGCATGCTCCACGATGGACCGACCCAGGACATAAAGCTGGATTAGTAGGTGTACCTGTACAGGCATTGTTGGATTGGCCAATGGGTACTTCAGCTGGGTTTTGTGTTTTCCAAGATCCGTTGGTTAATGAACAGGTATGTTGGTTTCATTCGTCTTTGAGAACTTTGGGGTGTATCAATTTACTGATCTGAACATACCCTCCCCATGATCCTACTTACTCCCTTGGTGCATCTCATGTCGCCTCTCATCCCTTTACGCTCTCTGCAatatatcattatcatgatcTACACACCTTCTACCCACCCACAGCTCAAGAAAATCCTGGACGTATGGGGCTCATACCTCACATCGCCCGAGTCAGCCGACGTCCTAGGTAAAGGCAAGACCGACTGGTTTGGTCCAACTGGCTTACCAAGCTTGGAGGAGGTGGCCAACAAAGCCGGTGGAACTGATTTGAAGTTCCACGAATTATTCCAATGCGACCCCAAAGCTGACCATTACGGATATACCTCATGGGACAACTTCTTTACACGTCAATTTCACTGGGAAAATCGTCCAGTAGCTTCTCCAGACGATCAAAGCGTCGTGGTGAACTCTTGCGAATCGAAAATGTACAAGGTGGCGAGGGACGTCAAAGCAAGAGATAAGTTCTGGGTTAAAGGTCAACCATATTCTGTTTTAGATATACTCAATTTCGATAAAGATTATTCGGAGGAGTTTGTGGGAGGAACAATCTATCAAGCATTCTTAAGTGCATTAAGTTATCATAGATGGCATTCACCCGTTTCAGGaaaaatcaagaagatcgtcCAAGTGGATGGAACTTATTACAGTGAACCGTTATTTGTAGACTTCACACAAGATCaaaaagctgatatgacgGGTGAAACTACGAGTCAAGAGTATTTGTCATGCACGGCAACGCGAGCGATCATTTTCATAGAAGCGGATAATCCAAGGATTGGATTGATGGCGTTTGTAGGTATTGGAATGACAGAGGTTTCCACTTGTGATACGACGGTCAAGGAGGGTCAACATGtagagaaaggagaggaacTTGGGTGAGTCATAGGGCTTTCATCACACTTtacttccatctcatattTAGTATTTTATGGGTAGCAAGCAGTTATGCTGACCTGAATTATCCCTGTATTTGCCAAACTTACAGAATGTTCCATTTCGGCGGATCAACACATTGTCAGCTATTTAGGAAAGGAGTGAAATTATCGGGTTTCCCAGAAGAGTCGGATCACAACGTACCTGTGAGAAGTAGATTGTGTGTGGTAGAATAGATTTACCAGATTTACTGTTTGTAGTAGAGAAGGACTGATGATTATGACCAATTGTGATGGTATGCAAGACGTTAGTATATCGATTCTTCCATGGTCCGTTTGGATCCTCTGACTAAATTGAGAAATGTCCTCTTGATCGTCTTGTACTCTCGAACTTCGCGCTAAATGACACTGTGAAAGAATTGAAGTATGTTGACCCGTAAGGCAGCTAGCTCACTACAGTATGATTTAAGTCCTATGATGCAACTCCCAAGACATCCTTTCTTGTCCCGTGTGACATTCGGTAAAAGGAAGAGACAGACTACGATGTCCGATCTCGACTTTTGACCTGTGGTATGATCATCACAAGTGTACTTCGAAAAAATTATTTGATTCGAGCTGTTGAGAACTCCATACATCGGTTATTCACCCTGACCAATTCCTCTCCCGAATTAACCCCCAGTCACAAGGCGAACATTCCCAATCATGTCTCAAACCGACACTTACTATTCCACTTCTTCAGCCTCATTTATAtccaaaagaaagaaaagagtTTCGACCGTCACTGATAAATCTGGTGATACTGAAAGATCATCCCGAAGAGGTCTGTTTGGATTGAAATCCAAATCTAGAGATTCAGCTTCTAGTTCAAGCAGCATGGGACTTTCGGATACCAATGTATCCGGCTCAGTACACTCGAGAGATTTTGCGACACCCCAACCTGTTTCGGATGATTATATGTCCACCGTCGACGACAAACCTGCTGAACCGATACGCTCATCAGATGGTTATATCATTATTGACCGTCCCAGACAATCCCCGTCTCCAAATTCGTTTGGCTCCACGGCTGATACGGTATTCGATGCTCATCCTGATATAGCGGAAGCGGAGGATGAACTGGAGCGTAAGAGGGTTCAAGCGTACCTTGCCAAAGAAGCCGAGATTACTCATCTGAGAATGATGACTTCCGAGATACGTGGCAAAAATACCGTGAGCGAATACACCGAAGAATGCGATTATAATGATACTGGTAAGTCGGATTATACTCAAAAGAATCAGGAAAGGTCAGAGCAAGCTAGAAAGATCTTGAAACAGACTATGAACTTTAGCTTTTGAGTCTCTTACGGGCGTTTGAGATGAAACATAGTTTAGTTAGTGATACGATGTCATAAATTGTACAGACACAGTGGTGTCATTACTTTCCTTCAGGTGATTTTGTGTTGATTCTCTCTTACTTTGTCATCTTTGTTTGTGGGTATACTGGATTAGTAGAATTGAGTGAGTAAACAGTACATTATGTACATGCCAAAGGAAAGTTCATCACAAGCCCTTCGTCCTTCTCACGATGAGCCTTATGTATTTTCGGTGATCGACTAAGATCTATACAATCTATTATCTCTATCTTACAACATATTGCTCTACCTTGGCATCATTGTCGTCGAGCGTATTCATTTCCTCCTCACTAGCCTTATCAGACTCACACCTTCCCTCCCATACACCTCCTTCGAACCTGGCTTATCGTCCTCGACAGTGAACTGGTGAAAATGTTTCTTCAGCATCGCGAAAAACCTTTTGTCTGCCTATAATATGAAAGCAGTCCTCATTTCAGCGTGAACACAAGAAGGTATGTAGTAGCTTAGACTAAGAAACTTACCTTCCGCCTCTTTTTCCAGCAAAATAAGATCTCAATATCTTTATCTATTGGTGCGAGGTCGCAGAGCGTTTTAATCAAGAGCGGGAAAGCGGGCTTTGAACAGGGCGTCATTGATAAATCAGCGTATTACCCTTGACTCGTATAACTTAACCGAGAAAACGGGTTGGTCGATGTGGACCCTGGTGCCATACGAGGTGACATGAGGTGGGGGAGTCTTGAAATGCCACTTACCTCGAAATATACACAGTCAGCAGCCAAGATCATATCCAGATCCTTTATCGATATCGAATCGGGTAACTCTTCTCCCCAATTCAGCTCTGCGGTATGAACGTTGCGTTTCGTGTGACTTGCTGGGATGTTTAGCTCCGCGTTAACTTCCATGAGATCTAACAGCATGCTACAGATAAGAATTGTGAGATCAGCGTTGACCTGAGCAACAAACAGTGGTAATGTGGATTGTAATTATGTCACGACTCGTGgacgttgatgatggatggacTGTTGTGGATGGACTGTTCAAAATGCTCACGATTGATCTGTCACCCATACTTCACTCGAAGGTTCTAACATCCCAGCCACGATCCCTACCAGTCCCGTACCAGAACCTAGCTCGAGTATCTTCTTATTCCGTAGATGAGAGGGATCTATACCATGTCTGTAGGCTATGTACCTCGAGAGGACCTGAACCCATCAATTCATGTCAAGAAAAATCATATCAGTATATTATCGTTCCTATTACTAGTGGTCCCGCTATTGTAATTTATGCGAGAGATAGGACTCTGTGCACTTGTTAATTAGACACTCACCTCACCCGCAGGCCATGCAATCCCACCACATCCCGGCCCAGCATTGACTTTCAACCTCACATCACTTCCCAGACCTTCAACTACCACTCGAGTctcctcttccgctttggtCGTGGGTGGACGAGGCGGCGCGAGCGATTCGAAAGACGGTAAAGCCACGTCCGAGCTTGTCGTTGATACCGAGGCTGAACGAGAACGAGGTGGTGTTATATCTGTGATGTTTACCATTGTGCTGGTACGGGACTGAATAATGGCTGTCGTAATGGGAGttcaggaggaaggaagacTCCATTCGGTCAATGTCTAGAAGATACTTTTATCTAGTCTATCTGATTGTTTGTGTCTAGTTAGTCACGATCGCACTTTTGAACACAAACTCTTTTTCCCTCGAAGGATTGTAAAGGATGCTGTTTGTGGGGTCTCCACAtatgtacatacatacacagcttgaaaggaaaagagagatgaagaacaagagcTAGCCCATCGCATCTCTCTACTCCTTGGAGATGTTGCATGCCATCTCATAGACATACACTTGAGCGGGCATAGCCATGACAGCGATCAGAAGTAGCACCAATTACTCTGCTAGCTCACCTACCATCCCACCCCCGCCACCTTCTCCAGGAAGACAGCGCACCATTtcgaatctcaatcttcGCTCACCAAAGATCCAATCTTCACctatcctccttcatccccTCCCACCTACCTCATCACTGAACAAGGAATCGGTCTATGCATCTGAGCTAGAGCTAGACAAGCAGATAAGGCAAGTTAAGAAAGAAAGACAATTACAAGAGGCATTGCAGGAACAGCTATTTAGTGCTGAAAGACTCAAAGTCAAGGAAGAGCAAGGTACTTGGTCATCTATTCAACAAGATAATCTCAAAGGTAGAACCGATgggaggggaagaggagattcaTGGGGTCATTCGAAAGGGTTCACTCACCCACCTCAAGCGTATGAGTTGTATAAAGCTATAGACGACCATAATATCGATTTTATCATGAGGATCAGGGATCATGATTTTAATCTCCTGCTGCAGAAGAATGGTAATGAGTTTCCGATATTGTATGCTACGAGATtaggagagagatggagagatgtGGTGATTCTGTTGGTGGGAGCTCTTTCTAGGTGAGTGGGGCCTTTGTGTTTGGGAATCAAATCATATCGTCATGACGAGTTTATATCACCTTGGGATGATCAGTTATGTACTATTCAACTGGTCATGCTTTGAGGTAGCTTGTGAACGATTGTTCAGCTGATTTGCATGTTATGCATAGGTATGTGAACCACCTCGATCCAGAAGAtttcgagaagaaggagactCTGAGGACGTTAAAAGCTCTTCGTGAGTGGCTCGGGAGAACTAGGCTACGCCAGGATTATACACAGTAGAAACTGACCATTGATGGCGTTCCCCATTTCTCGTTCAGGTGCCAACGTGAATTTTATATGGTCTGACCGTTCAGTACAATCACCTGAAAAGGATGCTAATATTCAATTTGTACTCAGTTGAAACTGGCGATCGACCAtacccttctccaccttcctccCGGCCATTCCCCCATGTTACTATCATCTTACCTCCAAGTCCTTATAATGTCAGAAGGCGATTCCTTCCTTTACAAATCCATACACGAGATATCCCTCTTACTCCGCTCATCAACATCGGCCAGCGCAGTAGCGGGCAAGAATGTCAAGCCTGTGAAAGAGGCTGAGAACATCATACGTAAATTCTGCACAAAGGAATTGAGAGGAGTGAAAGGTGGGATCGGCGATGTGGAAGAGTACATTGCGAATGCTACGTTAGATCTGGTTATTATGAGTGCATGGAGTTTGGTAAATGCAGGACAACCATTACCTGTGAGTGAACACATCATACATCGCACCACCAGATTCTGTTATATGCTGATGAACTCTTGGTTGGATTGAAATGGAACAGACACATACGTTTGCTAGAGACCTACGAACTTATTCTACTTTCATGGAGCATCTCCAAGACGATACCAACCTATCTTCCATCAATAAACTGAATCCCCGTATACGTAAGATATTGTACACCCTGAGGGACCTAGCAGGAGATAGTAAGAAGAGTGTGAGAGGgaggttgaaagatgttCAGATTGCTTTAGACGGGGAGTGAGCATGGGAAGCGGAAGTAGACGATCTCTCGGTGTCAGAAATATGGTTGTATGACTGTTGCCATTCACCTTTGTATCATACTTTTGTACGATTGTTTTATTGTTGTTGtaggagatgatgagacacCAGCGAGTCATCTTACCagacatacatatatgtacatCAGAATCATCCTAAATAATTCGTCCGTTACTGAGCTTGGATCAATGGCACTCAGACCTGCTTGCATAAATTGTTGACCCTCGTCCCAATACCATAACCTGTAACATCCGAAACAAAGATACATTGTGATAAAAATATAACTATTAACTAATGGATTCAGATCAGTCCATCCTCTGGTATATATGCTTCACTTCACACGTTATGAGGGATTTGTATCTGTGTTTTGATGGGTATCTATATATAATTTGAAATCCAGTTTAGATACCTGATTTAGCAGCTTCGACAGCTTTGGCAGCAGCTTCGTCGAGACCGTCTATAATGAGCAAACGCATCATCATTAGCAACGTTACGCTagacgaaggtgaaaaaggaGTATATATACTTACCGAATGGGAAGATCTTTAATCCTGATTCGTTGATCATCCTAAACAAACGGCAGAAGGTAAAATCAGTCATGCTCTACTAATAAAGTGAGTAAGGATGAATGCAAAcaaaactcacttcttagcctcagcttctttcGTACCTTGTAATCTGACAACAAGGGGGATGCTCAATTCAAGTTCCTTGGTAGCTTTGATGATACCTTCGGCGATGACATCACATCTCATAATACCACCGACTAAACGAGAGAAGGGAGTCCTGATTAGCTACAATATGATACGAGTGGTTGCAAGGTATGATATGTGTTGAGACTCACAAATGTTAACgaagatcgatttgacaTTCTTCGAAGTCAACAAGAGCTCGAAAGCTTTCTTGACTGCATCAGCAGTagcacca
Coding sequences:
- a CDS encoding phosphatidylserine decarboxylase, whose protein sequence is MPDAIDKSVPDEHRIHSVGAWKSQDKRHHHKFLNDTVEYVEQNPKPLHPSLKEFKEIVEGSTRLSMLFQLMFEQVPNNKEYLKDPTGQDSQVRDFDHLLKLMNHVISHAPRWTDPGHKAGLVGVPVQALLDWPMGTSAGFCVFQDPLVNEQLKKILDVWGSYLTSPESADVLGKGKTDWFGPTGLPSLEEVANKAGGTDLKFHELFQCDPKADHYGYTSWDNFFTRQFHWENRPVASPDDQSVVVNSCESKMYKVARDVKARDKFWVKGQPYSVLDILNFDKDYSEEFVGGTIYQAFLSALSYHRWHSPVSGKIKKIVQVDGTYYSEPLFVDFTQDQKADMTGETTSQEYLSCTATRAIIFIEADNPRIGLMAFVGIGMTEVSTCDTTVKEGQHVEKGEELGMFHFGGSTHCQLFRKGVKLSGFPEESDHNVPVRSRLCVVE